The following coding sequences are from one Terriglobia bacterium window:
- a CDS encoding DUF11 domain-containing protein encodes MTSPYANRFFVRAASVATQVPAVRQIFTAVLLLAVVLLALPAMVQAQSYVYVNNQDVANSISGFAVSPAGALSEVPGSPFLTGGVGFTGTCYGLDRIAISAPNKLLFVSNSGDQTISVFQIDPASGSLTAAPGSPFASGLTLDACSGISLAATPDGNFLMASSNGQIQTFNVAANGILTPAATTANCCSPTVGMKIAANGNLLAVSNETSVSVYAINADGSLTAVTPGSPFAQTGTGLISSMDFSCAADRLYASEASFGSSSITDAWSVDATGVLSPVAGSPFLAPGSDSNAVVLSPDNSLLFVSDQFSNKINSFSVHADGTLASLGSFGGVTSVHVPAGLATDASGSFVFAADDTFGVAVFKINGTGSLTGVADVAINRAGSIQGLAAYPPRSCASADLALTETASPLSVEAGSNVTYTVTITNNGPAAASATIVDNLPAGTSIVSCTATGGGVCSSSFANPHTITFASLASGDVQTVTIVAQTSTALLNGASVTNTVSIGNKSVIDPDLTNNSVSATISITAQPGPTTLTVSPATGSYGGLAILTATLRKSSNGAGVSGKSVAFTLNGVPVGTVLTNGIGEAILTTSVAGLPLGAYPGAVSASFAGDPLFNPSSGSASLTINKAVLTVIATSSTKVYGDPNPAFTYAISGFMNGDTASVVSGTTTCNASTDATTPVGRYPVTCDLGSLSAANYTFTVLPGTLIITPAPLTVAADNATRIYGDPNPVFTGTITGLRNGDVITANFFSNATASSPVGTYPILATYNDPAGKLVNYTPVVTGTLTITQATLTVTPDNQSRLYGDANPVLTGVITGIRNGDKITATYSTTAVQTSPVGTYPITATLVDPGARLSNYNVTVNTGTLTINPAPLTVTADNASRLYGDPNPVFTGTIVGIKNGDAITATYSSPATPASSVGTYPIIPALVDPTGKLGNYTVTSINGVLTISPAPLSVAANNASRVYGNANPAFTGTITGLKNADPITANFTTTGTPASPVGTYPITFASFNDPAGKLGNYTVTSIKDGTLTITPAPLTVTGFNGTRLYGDPNPAPTITGIKNGDAITAGYDATAPGPATPAGGTFTLVPVVNPSPALSNYTVTIQNGRITINKAPLSVVANSFSRPFGSPNPTLTGTITGVKNGENITASFTTTATQTSNAGTFTITATTTFNPTTLSANYTLTSSNGTLTITAVPLTITANNQTIILGGAVANSATYSGFVLGQTPANLSGNLSCSAAKGTGNVGTFAPPNGISCSGQSSTNYTITFVQGTATVQYEPAGVNCSNGPGHVILAPISAAGTTTFTKASTPTIPVQFRVCGVSLASVSSSGVVSSFVLTSVNGTPASTPAPQGGPFAFVGGALANGAGNAGWQFNLSTSNLTVGNTYGYQINLNDGTSISFQFKLQ; translated from the coding sequence GTGACCTCCCCTTACGCCAACCGCTTTTTCGTCCGCGCCGCCAGTGTGGCAACCCAAGTTCCTGCTGTCAGACAAATATTTACTGCCGTGTTGCTTCTGGCCGTTGTTCTTTTAGCGTTGCCCGCGATGGTCCAGGCCCAGAGCTACGTCTATGTGAATAACCAGGACGTGGCCAACTCCATCTCCGGCTTTGCTGTCTCTCCCGCCGGCGCGCTGTCTGAAGTTCCCGGATCACCGTTCTTGACCGGCGGCGTCGGGTTTACCGGCACCTGCTACGGACTTGACCGGATTGCCATCAGCGCGCCGAACAAGCTGTTGTTCGTTTCCAACAGTGGAGACCAGACGATCAGCGTGTTTCAGATCGATCCCGCGTCGGGGTCTCTGACGGCGGCGCCCGGCTCGCCTTTCGCCAGCGGGCTTACGCTGGATGCATGCAGCGGCATCTCGCTTGCCGCCACGCCGGACGGCAATTTCCTGATGGCTTCCAGCAATGGCCAGATTCAGACGTTTAATGTTGCGGCAAACGGAATCCTTACCCCTGCGGCCACCACGGCAAACTGCTGCTCACCCACGGTGGGAATGAAGATTGCCGCCAACGGAAACCTTCTGGCGGTCTCCAACGAGACCAGCGTTTCCGTCTACGCCATCAATGCCGACGGGTCCTTGACTGCCGTCACTCCCGGCTCGCCGTTTGCGCAGACCGGAACCGGCCTCATTTCCAGCATGGACTTCAGTTGTGCTGCTGACCGGCTTTACGCCAGCGAAGCTTCCTTCGGCTCATCTAGCATTACCGATGCGTGGTCCGTGGACGCAACTGGCGTCCTCTCACCCGTGGCCGGTAGCCCGTTCCTGGCTCCCGGGAGCGATTCCAACGCAGTTGTCCTCAGCCCGGACAACTCGCTGCTCTTCGTCAGTGACCAGTTCAGCAACAAGATCAACTCTTTTTCCGTGCATGCAGACGGCACTCTCGCCAGCCTCGGCAGCTTTGGCGGCGTAACCTCCGTCCATGTGCCGGCAGGACTGGCCACTGACGCATCCGGCAGCTTTGTCTTTGCCGCGGATGACACCTTCGGCGTCGCGGTATTCAAGATCAATGGCACCGGCAGCCTGACCGGTGTGGCTGACGTTGCAATCAACCGGGCCGGATCCATCCAGGGCCTGGCTGCTTATCCTCCGCGGAGCTGCGCCAGCGCCGACCTCGCTCTGACAGAAACCGCTTCGCCCTTAAGCGTCGAAGCAGGATCCAACGTTACCTACACGGTGACCATTACCAATAACGGACCGGCCGCGGCTTCGGCCACAATTGTGGACAATCTGCCCGCAGGGACGTCCATTGTTTCCTGCACCGCAACCGGCGGCGGGGTTTGCAGCTCCTCTTTCGCCAACCCCCACACCATCACGTTCGCTTCTCTGGCCAGCGGTGATGTACAGACCGTCACCATCGTCGCGCAGACCAGCACCGCGCTGCTCAATGGCGCTTCGGTCACCAACACGGTAAGCATTGGCAACAAGTCGGTCATTGATCCCGATCTAACCAACAACTCCGTCAGCGCCACCATCAGTATCACGGCGCAGCCCGGGCCGACGACTCTCACGGTTTCTCCGGCCACAGGCTCGTATGGCGGATTGGCAATTCTTACCGCAACATTGCGGAAGAGCTCCAACGGGGCAGGCGTGAGTGGCAAGTCGGTTGCGTTCACCCTGAATGGCGTTCCCGTCGGCACCGTGCTGACCAACGGCATCGGCGAAGCGATCCTTACCACCAGCGTTGCTGGCTTACCCTTGGGCGCCTACCCGGGAGCCGTCAGCGCCAGCTTTGCCGGCGACCCGCTCTTCAACCCCAGCAGCGGCTCGGCATCGCTGACCATCAACAAAGCGGTCCTGACCGTGATTGCCACCAGTTCCACCAAGGTCTATGGCGACCCCAATCCGGCCTTCACCTATGCCATCTCCGGTTTCATGAACGGGGACACTGCTTCCGTAGTCAGCGGGACAACCACCTGCAACGCCTCCACGGACGCAACCACTCCGGTAGGACGCTATCCGGTTACGTGCGACCTGGGCAGCTTGTCCGCCGCAAATTACACATTCACGGTCTTGCCCGGCACGCTGATCATCACTCCGGCGCCGTTGACGGTGGCCGCGGACAACGCCACCCGTATCTATGGCGATCCCAATCCTGTGTTCACCGGCACCATTACGGGTTTGCGGAACGGCGACGTTATCACAGCCAATTTCTTCAGTAACGCAACCGCATCCAGCCCGGTAGGGACGTATCCCATCCTGGCGACGTACAACGACCCGGCAGGCAAGCTCGTCAACTACACGCCCGTGGTTACTGGAACACTCACGATAACGCAGGCAACCCTGACGGTAACGCCTGACAATCAGTCGCGTCTCTATGGCGACGCGAATCCTGTGCTGACCGGCGTGATCACCGGCATCAGGAACGGAGACAAAATCACGGCAACTTATTCGACCACCGCTGTCCAGACCAGCCCAGTGGGAACGTATCCGATTACGGCTACGCTGGTTGATCCCGGGGCGCGACTGTCTAACTACAACGTGACGGTGAACACTGGCACTCTCACCATCAATCCGGCCCCGCTGACTGTCACTGCGGACAACGCAAGCCGGCTGTATGGCGATCCCAACCCGGTCTTCACCGGTACCATCGTTGGCATCAAGAACGGCGATGCGATCACGGCCACCTATTCCAGCCCTGCCACTCCCGCCAGCAGCGTGGGAACGTATCCCATCATTCCCGCTCTGGTGGACCCGACCGGCAAGCTGGGGAACTACACGGTGACCTCAATCAACGGCGTGCTCACCATTAGTCCGGCGCCCTTGAGCGTCGCCGCCAACAACGCCAGCCGTGTCTACGGCAATGCGAACCCGGCTTTCACGGGGACGATTACCGGCTTGAAGAATGCTGATCCCATCACGGCAAACTTCACCACCACGGGCACTCCGGCGAGCCCGGTGGGAACCTATCCCATCACGTTCGCATCGTTCAACGATCCAGCAGGGAAGCTGGGCAACTACACGGTGACGTCGATCAAGGATGGCACGCTCACCATCACCCCGGCGCCGCTTACAGTCACCGGATTCAACGGAACACGTCTCTATGGCGATCCTAACCCGGCCCCCACGATCACCGGCATCAAGAACGGCGACGCGATCACCGCCGGCTACGATGCCACTGCGCCTGGCCCAGCTACGCCTGCGGGAGGGACCTTCACGCTGGTTCCTGTTGTCAATCCATCCCCGGCGTTGAGCAACTACACCGTGACCATTCAGAACGGCCGGATTACCATCAACAAGGCGCCGCTCTCGGTGGTGGCCAATAGCTTCTCACGGCCCTTCGGTTCGCCCAACCCGACGCTGACTGGGACCATTACCGGGGTGAAGAACGGTGAGAACATCACCGCCAGCTTTACCACCACGGCGACGCAAACCAGCAACGCAGGAACCTTCACGATTACCGCGACGACGACGTTCAATCCCACGACTCTAAGCGCGAACTACACGCTGACCTCGAGCAACGGAACGCTGACCATTACCGCGGTCCCGTTGACCATCACGGCCAACAACCAGACCATTATTCTGGGTGGAGCGGTGGCAAACTCAGCCACCTATAGCGGCTTTGTGCTGGGCCAGACGCCTGCGAACCTCTCCGGCAATCTGAGCTGCAGCGCCGCCAAAGGCACGGGGAACGTGGGAACGTTCGCTCCTCCGAACGGCATCTCCTGCTCCGGACAGAGCTCGACCAACTACACGATCACATTTGTTCAGGGTACCGCGACCGTGCAGTACGAGCCTGCTGGGGTGAATTGCTCCAACGGCCCCGGACATGTGATCCTGGCGCCGATCAGCGCAGCTGGCACCACGACGTTCACCAAGGCCTCCACGCCTACCATTCCGGTACAGTTCCGGGTGTGCGGTGTGAGTCTGGCATCGGTGTCGTCATCCGGAGTGGTTTCCAGCTTCGTGCTCACCTCGGTCAACGGTACGCCGGCCAGCACTCCTGCTCCGCAAGGCGGTCCATTCGCCTTCGTGGGCGGCGCGCTTGCCAACGGCGCGGGTAACGCAGGCTGGCAGTTCAACCTCTCTACCAGCAACCTGACTGTGGGTAACACCTACGGGTATCAAATCAACCTGAACGACGGAACGTCGATCAGCTTCCAGTTCAAATTGCAGTAA
- a CDS encoding histidine phosphatase family protein — MKLRHTFLTVIFAGLMCQLAAAQNVHTIFLVRHAEQVSSGPDPALNPAGEKRAECLAKMMKEAGIKQIYVTDAKRTQQTAAPLAKALKLTPSVIPAKDPNTLIRNLAYAGTGNIVVVGHSDTLPFVLARLQAGKVPEIAANEYDRMFVVTIVEGAGTPAATLRYCEGAPASAPATKPATKKAPATKKKG; from the coding sequence GTGAAGTTAAGACATACGTTTCTTACTGTCATTTTCGCGGGCTTGATGTGCCAATTGGCAGCGGCGCAAAACGTCCATACGATCTTTCTGGTTCGACATGCCGAACAAGTCTCCTCTGGCCCCGATCCCGCTTTGAACCCGGCCGGGGAGAAGCGGGCCGAGTGCCTGGCTAAAATGATGAAAGAAGCAGGGATCAAGCAGATTTACGTCACGGATGCCAAGCGGACGCAGCAAACCGCCGCGCCTTTGGCCAAGGCGCTGAAACTGACGCCGTCAGTCATTCCGGCAAAAGACCCCAACACCCTGATCCGCAATCTGGCCTATGCCGGCACCGGCAACATAGTTGTTGTCGGGCACAGCGATACTTTGCCTTTTGTCCTAGCGCGTCTGCAGGCGGGGAAGGTGCCGGAGATCGCCGCCAATGAATATGACCGGATGTTTGTGGTGACGATCGTGGAAGGCGCAGGTACACCCGCAGCTACGTTGCGCTATTGTGAAGGCGCTCCCGCCTCTGCTCCGGCAACCAAACCCGCAACCAAGAAAGCGCCGGCCACGAAGAAAAAGGGCTGA